A stretch of DNA from Streptomyces sp. DH-12:
CGTGGGACCATCCCCGCACCCGCGGGGAGCAGTGGCCGGTCCACTGGGGGATGGCGGCGGGGTCGGGACCATCCCCGCGGGTGCGGGGAATAGCTCGTGGACGCCATCCGCACGGTGTGCCAGATGGGACCATCCCCGCGGATGCGGGGAGCAGACGTAAACGACGGTGGTGAACCGTCCCTTCTCGGGACCATCCCCGCGGGTGCGGGGAGCAGCGCTTCACCGCCGGCGGAGCCGCCGTGGTGAAGGGACCATCCCTGCGGGTGCGGGGAGCAGGCCCCGGAGCCGCATCTTGAACGCGCCGTGCCGGGACCATCCCCGCGGGTGCGGGGAGCAGATGGCCTCGCTCGCGAACCGGGCCACTGTCCAGGGACCATCCCGCGGGTGCGGGGAGCAGCCGCTGCTCGCCGAGACCGTGCCCGACGGCACGGGACCATCCCCGCGGGTGCGGGGAGCAGGGACGCGCACCCGATGCCGCCAGCAGGGCGCCGGGACCATCCCCGCGGGTGCGGGGAGCAGATCGCCGGACCTCACGGGCCCCGCTCGATCGAGGGACCATCCCCGCGGGTGCGGGGAGCAGTTCGTCGGGCAGTCGCCGCACGTCCTGGAAGAGGGACCATCCCCGCGGGTGCGGGGAGCAGCCCGACAGCGCCCGGGCACTGCGCACAGCCGTGGGACCATCCCCGCGGGTGCGGGGAGCAGCATCCGCACTCTTTGGACGGCATCTGCCGGGGGGACCATCCCCGCGGGTGCGGGGAGCAGTACGCAGGCATGTCAGGTGCCTTCCGGTTCGGGGGACCATCCCCGCGGGTGCGGGGAGCAGCGGTCACGAGCCCGCTGACCGCGGCGATCGTCGGGACCATCCCCGCGGGTGCGGGGAGCAGGCGGTCCTGACCCGGGAGGGCTCCCTCGCGGTGGGACCATCCCCGCGGGTGCGGGGAGCAGAACGACCACCAGGACCCGGGCACCTGGCCGGCGGGACCATCCCCGCGGGTGCGGGGAGCAGAGCACCTCGTGGAAGTACCGGTTCGACGTGCTGGGACCATCCCCGCGGGTGCGGGGAGCAGACCGGCACCCGCTCCCCTGCGAGTTCCCCGAGGGGACCATCCCCGCGGGTGCGGGGAGCAGTTGGGCCGTTTGCCCGGTACGCGGGTGATCGGGGGACCATCCCCGCGGGTGCGGGGAGCAGATGTGCTTCGGAGTCCGCGGCGACGACGCCGGGGGACCATCCCCGCGGGTGCGGGGAGCAGAGCTGGTTCACCGCACCCGCCCTGTCCGGCCCGGGACCATCCCCGCGGGTGCGGGGAGCAGCACCTCGGACAGATGCGACACGCGGGGATACCGGGACCATCCCCGCGGGTGCGGGGAGCAGGAGATCCAGTGCGGCGGATGGGAGTCCTACCTGGGACCATCCCCGCGGGTGCGGGGAGCAGTTCGGCGGCGGTGGCCTGGTCGCGGGGGGCGCGGGACCATCCCCGCGGGTGCGGGGAGCAGCTCATCTTCAACCCCCGGCCCACGGGTGCCATGGGACCATCCCCGCGGGTGCGGGGAGCAGTGCCGGACGAACTCGGGGCCGGCCACGCCGTGGGGACCATCCCCGCGGGTGCGGGGAGCAGTTGCCTTCGTTCTCGACGCTGAGCCACTGCCGGGGACCATCCCCGCGGGTGCGGGGAGCAGGCCATGTTCGGCGACGAATGGGACCCGGCGGAGGGACCATCCCCGCGGGTGCGGGGAGCAGCACCCGGTGAGGGCGATCACGCTGCCCCACAGGGGACCATCCCCGCGGGTGCGGGGAGCAGCTCATGGGCGTCTATGTCACGTGGGAAGACGTGGGACCATCCCCGCGGGTGCGGGGAGCAGGGCCACCTCCAGCAGCCTTGCGAAGACGTCCGGGGACCATCCCCGCGGGTGCGGGGAGCAGGAGGTGGTGACCCTCGCCGACGGTAACGCGCAGGGACCATCCCCGCGGGTGCGGGGAGCAGGACGGCTTGGTGGCGGGCGCCTCGCCGGGGGTGGGACCATCCCCGCGGGTGCGGGGAGCAGCTGACCGCCCCCCGCAAGGCCCGCAAGTCGACGGGACCATCCCCGCGGGTGCGGGGAGCAGAAGGAAGGGCCGAAGGGCTGGTTGAAGGCGAAGGGACCATCCCCGCGGGTGCGGGGAGCAGCGTTGTGGAGCATCTGGCAGGACATCGCTCGGGGGACCATCCCCGCGGGTGCGGGGAGCAGTCGTCAGCCATCATCAACGCCGGGATGCTGTCCGGACCATCCCCGCGGGTGCGGGGAGCAGATCCAGCCGGTGAGCCCCGAGGCATCCGTCAGGGGACCATCCCCGCGGGTGCGGGGAGCAGACTGTTTGACCTGCATGTTTATCGTGGATGAAGCGCACTTTCAGCAACTATTGCAGATTCCGGCAAGTAGGACATTAGGCAACGATCCACACGTAGGACACTTCCTGTTGGATCAAGAACGAGCCGATCATCGTACGTCTCAAGGGCGCTGCTCCTCCCGCGAACAGCCTTATCTGCTCATATTGACCTACGGGCGCCGATCTTTCCTGTATCAATCCCTCATGAGCGTTGGGGGGAGTGCTCGTACGGGCCTGTGGAGCCGGCTGGGGAAGTCCGCTCGGTCCGTGTGGGCCAAGCATGATCGTGACAGCGACGGCTGGTTGCCGTTGTGGCGGCACATGGAGGACAGTGCCGCGGTGGCCGGCCTGCTGTGGGATCAGTGGCTTCCCTTGGGGGTACGGAGCCTGGTCGCTGAGGCGTTGCCGCAGGGTGAGCTGGATGCACGCGCCCTCGCCGTGTGGCTCGCCGGAGTTCACGACATCGGAAAGGCCACTCCGGCGTTCGCCTGCCAGGTGGATCAGCTCGCCAACGCGATGCGCGACCAAGGGCTGGAGATGCGTTCGGCGAGGGCGATGGGGCCGGATCGCCGGATCGCGCCGCATGGTCTGGCAGGGCAGGTCCTGCTGGGGGAATGGCTGGAGGAACGCCACGGGTGGGTGTCTTCGCGTACCGGTCAGTTCACGGTTGCCGTGGGCGGGCATCATGGGGTGCCGCCCGAGCACGGGCAGATCAAGGCGCTGTACGCGCGTGAGGAACTGCTGCGTACTCCTGGTGCGAGCAACCGTGTCTGGCGGCAGGTGCAGACCGAGTTGCTGGATGCCTGCGCCGAGCGTTTCGGCGTGGCCGAACGGCTGGATGGATGGCGGGCGGTCAGGCTGCCGCAGCCCGTGCAGGTGCTTCTCACCGCGCTGGTCATCGTCTCGGACTGGATCGCCAGCAACCCGGACCTCTTCCCGTATTTCCCCGAGGGCGCGGCCCACAACGACCAGGACCGTCTCGCTGCGGCCTGGAAAGGGCTGGACCTGCCGGCCCCCTGGCGGGCCGAAGAGCCGGACGGAAGTGTCCGGGACCTGTTCGCCTCCCGTTTCGAGCTGCCTGCGGGTGCGGAGCCGCGCCCTGTTCAGGAAGCGGCCGTGGAACTCGCCCGGGAGATGGAGACGCCTGGCCTGATGATCGTCGAGGCGCCGATGGGCGAGGGGAAGACGGAGGCGGCGCTCGCCGTTGCCGAGATCTTCGCGGCACGCTCGGGTGCGGGCGGGGTGTTCTTCGCCCTTCCCACAATGGCCACCGGCAACGCCATGTTCCCTCGCCTGCTCGACTGGCTGAACCGGCTGCCGGGAGTGGCGGGCTTACGCCACTCAGTGCATCTGGCCCATTCCAAGGCGGCACTCAACGAGGACTTCGCCGGTCTGATGGCGCGCAAGGGGCGGGTCACGGCCGTCGGCGTGGACGAAGCGGCGCCCGCGTCCGGGCAGAAGTCGGACGGACGACTCCGTGCGAGTGCCGAGCTTGTGGCGCATACGTGGCTGCGAGGGCGTAAGAAAGCCATGCTGGCCTCGTTCGTCGCGGGCACCGTCGACCAGCTACTGTTCGCCGGGCTGAAGAGCAGGCACCTGGCGCTGCGTCATCTCGCGGTGGCCGGGAAGGTCGTCGTCATCGACGAGGCGCACGCCTATGACACCTACATGAGTGTGTATCTGGACCGGGTGCTCTCCTGGCTGGGCGCGTACCGGGTGCCGGTGGTGGTGCTGTCCGCGACCCTGCCGGCCTCGCGCAGACGCGAGCTCGTCGAGGCCTATGCCGGACGGACCGGGGCGGGCGCCTCTTGGAACATGGGCACGCCGGACGCTTACCCGCTGGTGACAGCCGTTTCCCCGGGAGGGGCAGCGCCACTGGTCCGCCGCCCACGGGCATCGGCTCGGTCGACGGCCGTGCAGGTGGAGCCGCTCGTCGACGATCTGGACGTCCTCGTCGGCCGGCTGGAGGACGAGCTGGCCGACGGCGGATGTGTCCTGGTGATCCGCAACACGGTCAAGCGGGTACTGACGACGGCCCGGGTGCTGCGCGAGAGGTTCGGCGCCGAGAACGTGACCGTCGCCCACTCGTGCTTCGTCGATCTGGACCGGGCGGACAAGGACAGCACACTGCTGCGCCTCTTCGGGCCCCCGGGGAAGACGGACGCCAGGCCAACGGGCCGGCACATCGTGGTGGCCAGCCAGGTAGCGGAGCAGTCCCTGGACGTCGACTTCGACCTGCTGGTCAGCGACCTGTGCCCCGTCGACCTGCTGCTGCAGCGCATGGGCCGTCTGCACCGGCACCGACGCGGGCAGGACCAGGAGGGCCGGCCCGCACGTTTGCGGACCGCGCGCTGCCTGGTGACGGGAGTGGAATGGACGGCGGACGTACCCGCCCCGGTGCGGGGGTCGGTCGCGGTGTACGGGCGGTACGCCCTGCTGCGGTCGGCCGCGGTACTCCGCCCCCACCTCGACGGCGGGCCCCAGCGGCCGGTACGTCTCCCGGCGGACATCAGCCCGCTCGTGCAGAGCGCCTATGGAGAGGGGCCGGTCGGGCCGCAGGACTGGCAAGAGGCGATGAAGGAGGCCGGCGAGCAGTTCGAGCGGCACCGCAGCGGCCAGGCCGAGCGCGCTGCCGTGTTCCGTCTGGGAGACGTCGGCAGACCGGGGCGCCCGCTGTTCGGCTGGGTCGCCGCCGGAGTGGGGGACACGGACGACACCCCCACCGGTCGTGCTCAGGTCCGCGACAGCCGGGACAGCCTGGAGGTCGTCGTCGTACAGCGACGCGGTGACGGGAGCCTCGCCACCCTGCCATGGCTCGAGCCTGACCGCAGGAAGCGGCAGCGCGCCGGCGTCGAGCTCCCGCAGGACGCGACGCCGACGCCGTTCGCGGCCCGTACCGCCGCGAGCTGCGGACTGCGGCTCCCCCTGCAGTTCTCCGGGAAGACCATGGACCGGGCCATCGAGGAACTGGAGCAGCTGTATCTGCCCAAGTGGCAGGGCAAGGACAGCCCTTGGCTGTCCGACCAGCTGATCTTCGCTCTCGACGAGGACTGTCAGACCCGGCTGGCAGGATTCTCGCTCCGGTACAGCCCTGAAGACGGTCTCGAGGTGACCCGTGACGCAGACGACTGAGTTACCTGATCCCCCGACGGGCGAGGTGCTGTCTTTCGATTTGATCAGCCGGCCGTGGATCCAGGTGCTGCGCAGGGACGGCTCCCAGGACGAGTTGTCGCTGCTTCAGGTCTTCGCCCAGGCGCATGATCTGAGGCGTGTCCTGGGCGATCTGCCCACCCAGGAGTTCGCCCTGGTCCGTCTCCTCCTGGCCGTCGCCCACGACGGCCTGGACGGTCCCGCCGACATCGAGGAATGGGCGGAGCTGTGGGAGGACCCCGGCTGCTTCGCCCCCGTCCAGGCCTACTTGGAGGAGCACCGCGAGCGGTTCGACCTGCTCCACCCGATCACACCGTTCCTGCAGACCCCCGGGCTGCGCACGGCGAAGGACGAGGTCTTCTCCCTCAACCGGATCGTGGCCGACGTGCCGGCCGGAGAGCCGTTCTTCAGCGCACGGATGCCGGACGTGAAGCGGCTGTCTTTCGCCGAGGCCGCCCGCTGGGTCGTCCACGTCCACGCCTACGACACCTCCGGCATCAAGACCGGCATGGTCGGCGACGACCGGGTCAAGGGCGGCAAGGTGTATCCGCTCGGCACCGGCTGGGCGGGCGGACTCGGCGGCGTCTTCGTGGAGGGCGACACGCTGCGCGAGACGCTGCTGCTCAACCTGGTGGCGGCGGACACCGAAGAGCTCGGCTTCTCCCCCGACGACCGGCCGGCCTGGCGTCGTGAACCCTGCGGTCCCGGTTCCGGCGGGCGTTCCGCGACCGGTGTGCGTGACCTGTACACCTGGCAGTCGCGCCGGGTGCGCCTGCACCACGACGCGGACGGCGTCCACGGAGTCGTCCTGGGCTACGGCGATCCGCTCGTCTCCCGGAACATGCACCGCCTCGAGCCGATGACGTCGTGGCGGCGCAGTCCCGCGCAGGAGAAGAAGCTGGGGCGCTCGCCGGTGTACCTGCCTCTGGAACATGATCCGGCCCGGTCGGCCTGGCGGGGCATCGCCGCGCTCCTCGCCGACCGGCTGGAGGAAACCGGCGGCGCCGAAGGACCCTCACGTCTGCGGCCGCGGATCCTTGAGTGGGTCGCCCGGCTGGTGACCGAGGGCCACCTCTCCCGCCGTTTCCTCGTCCGTGCGCGGGTGGCGGGCGTCAGGTACGGGACCCAGCAGTCCGTGGTCGACGAGGTCGTCGACGACCGCCTGGTGATGCCGGTCGTCCTGCTGCACGCGCAGGACCCCGCCTACGCCCAGCAGGCCGTCTCCGCGGCGGAGGACGCCGACCGGGCCGTACGGATCCTGGGTGACCTCGCGGCCGATCTGGCCCGGGCGACCGGGTCCGAGGAAGAGGGGCCGAAGGCCGCGGCCCGTGCCGAGGGGTTCGACGCGCTGGACCATCCGTACCGCGACTGGCTGTCCGCCATGGCCGGGACTAGCGATCCCTTCGAGCACCGGCGTACGTGGCAGCGCCAGGTACGGCAGACCGTGGGACGCGTCGGGGACCGCCTCATCGCCGCCGCGGGTGACGCGGCCTGGGAGGGCCGGCTCCACACCGACAACAAGGGCGGCACCCACTGGCTGAACGCGGGCCTGGCCGACGTGTGGTTCCGGGGGCGGCTGGCCAGGGCGCTGGGCGACCCCGATTCTCCCGGCTCCCCTGGTTCCAGTGGTTCCGGTGAAGGGGACGCCGCCTTCGGCGACGACGGCCTGCACACGCCGGGGCCGGCCGGTCCGCCGGAAACCGATGACGCCGCGACCGCCCCGGAGGTGCACGCATGACACTCACACCCGCATCAGCCCCGCCCGCCGCAGTCCCGGTCCACCGGCGGGTCGCGGAGCTCACCGCCACGCACATCGGCCCCTGGCAGGAGGGCTACCTCAACGACAGGTCTCAGGCCGTCGCCGCTCTGGCCCGCCTGCGCCGCGGCGCAGGCCGTGAGGCGGGTGAGACGCCCGACCTGTGGAACCTGATCGACACCGACGCGCTCCACACCCCGACGGAGGGAATGCGGCCGCTGGGCGAGCAGGAACTGGTGCGTGCCGAGAACGCGCTGCACGCGGCCCTCACCCTGTGGGCCTTCCACCAGCAGTCGCGCGGCGCGCCGATGCATCGTCGGCACACCCGGGAGCGGCCGGGCGGCCTGGGGGCCGCGGTCCGGCGTCTGATGCCTGCGGACGACATCGACGAACCCGTCCGCAAGCGCCTGGTCCGCGCGGGTACCGCCCCCGACCTGGTCTCCCTCACCCAGCGGCTGCGCGACATCGTCGCGCTGCTGCGACGCGACGACATCCCGCTCGACTACGCCCTCCTCGCCGGCCAGCTCTACTGCTGGCAGTGGCCCGACGGCCCCGCCGCCGTCCGCCGCCGTTGGGGCCGCTCCTTCCACGAGCAGCGACGGCCCCGGCCGGCCTCCGACGAGAACACCACCCCGGACAGCGACAAGGACGCCTCGTGAACCGCATCTTCCTGGACGTGCACGCCCTGCAGACCGTCCCGCCCAGCAATCTCAACCGGGACGACACGGGCGCGCCCAAGACGGCCGTCTACGGTGGGGTCCCCCGCGCCCGAGTCTCCAGCCAGGCGTGGAAGCGGGCGATCCGCACCTACTTCAGGGACGAGCACCTGCTCGACCCCGCCGAGCTGGGCGTGCGGACCAAGAAGATCGTGGAGCTCCTGGCCGACCGGATCACCGGGCTCGATGATTCCGTGGGACAGGAGACGGCGCTCAAGCTCGCCGACGAGACGGTCAAGGCCGCCGGCTTCAAGACCGAGGTTCCCAAGCGGAAGGCCGACCAGGCGAAGAAGGACGGGGGCCCCGCACCTGCCCCCGAGAGCAAGTACCTGGTCTTCCTCAGCTCCCGGCAGCTCGACGGCCTGGCGCGCCTCGCCCTCGACGGCGCCGCCGACATCGCGGCGTTCCTGAAGACCAAGGAGAACAAGGCCAGGGCCAAGGAGCTCGCGGACACGCGTCACTCCGTGGACATCGCCCTCTTCGGCCGGATGGTCGCGGACGTCGCCGACATCAACGTCGACGCCGCCGTGCAGGTCGCCCACGCCCTCAGCGTTCACCGGGTCGACAACGAGTCCGACTACTACACCGCCGTCGACGACGAGAACACGGACGAGGAGACCGGCGCCGGAATGATCGGCACCGTCGACTTCAACTCCGCGACCCTCTACCGCTACGCCGCCCTCGGCGTGCACCAGCTCGCCGACAACCTCGGCCAGGGACTGCGCGAGGACGAACCGCGCACCGAGCCGGTACGCCGTGCCGTCGAAGCGTTCGTGCAGGCCTTCGTCGCCTCCCTGCCCACCGGGAAGATCAACACCTTCGGGCACCACACCGAGCCCGACGCCGTGGTCGTCAAGCTCCGCACCACCCGGCCGATCAGCTGCGTCGCCGCCTTCGAGGACCCGGTCCGCAGCGACGGCGGCGGGCACCTGCGTGAAGCCGCCGACCGGCTCGCTGCGTACGCCTCCGACGTCGAGCGGGCCTACGGCGACCCGGAGACCACTCTCACCTGGGTGCTGCGCGTCGGCCCCGCCACGCAGAAGCTCGCCGATCTCGGCACCGAGGCCGGCACGCTGCGCGAACTCGCCGCCGCGGTCGGCCAGGCCGTCGCGGAACGCCTGGAGAAGCCCGCATGAGCCGCACGAGCGTGCTCGCCCTCCGCCTGGCAGGCCCCCTGCAGTCCTGGGGGGCCTCCTCCCGTTTCACCCGCCGCACCACCGAACCGGCCCCGACCAAGAGCGGTGTCATCGGCCTGCTCGCCGCCGCAGCCGGCATCGAACGCGGCGACGACGGGCGCCTCGCCCCGCTGGCGGCACTCCGGTTCGCCGTCCGCATGGACCAGCCCGGCACCCGCATCCGGGACTTCCACACCGCCCATCACGGCGTCACCGGCGCGTCCATGCCACTGTCCGAGCGGTTCTACCTCGCCGACGCCGTCTTCGTCGCCGCGGTCGAGGGCGATCACGACCTGCTCCTCGCTCTGCGCGACGCCCTGCGCGCCCCGGTGTACCCGCCCTACCTCGGCCGGCGTTCGTGCCCGCCTGCCGAACCGGTCGACCTCGGACTGTACGAGGACACCCGCCTCGAGGACGTACTGGCGAGCGTGCCCTGGCAGGCCTCCGCCTGGTACCGCAGACAACGCCGGACCCCGCAGGCCCTGACCGTACTGCGGGAGACGGCCGCCGACGAGTCAGCCGCAGCCGCGGATGTCCAGCGTGACCAGCCGGTCACCTTCGACGCCGCCGGCCGGCGGCACGCCCTGCGCACCGTCGTCACCGACTCCGTGTCCACTCCGATCCCGTCGGGCGGCGGCGGCCCACAGGACGCACACGATCCGTTCGCCGCCCTCGAAGCCCTGGAGAATGAGAGCGCCTGATGTTCCTCTCCCGCTTCCGCGTCAACACCGCGCGGCCCGGCGCCCGCCGCCTGATGTCCTCGCCCCAGGCCATGCACGCGGCCGTCATGTCGTCCTTCCCGCACATCCTGCCCTCCGACAGCCCGGCGCCCGACGCGCCGCGCGTGCTGTGGCGTCTGGACCAGCGCGCCCGTGCCGAGGTGTTGCTGTACGTGGTCAGCCCCGACCGTCCCGACCTGACGCATCTGGTCGAGCAGGCAGGATGGCCCGCCGTCGCCGGCCCGGAGAACCCCGGCTGGCAGACCCGCCCCTACGCCCCACTCCTGGACCGGCTGGCCACGGGCGAGCGCTGGGCGTTCCGCCTGACCGCCAACCCCGTGCACACCATCCGCCGCAAGGAAGGCGAACCCCGCAAGCTCACCGCCCACCTCACCCCCGTCCACCAGATGGGCTGGCTGCTCGACGAGGAGCGCCAACAGCGCTGCGGCTTCCGCGTCTGCGAGAAACCCGCGGACCGGCGGCTCCTGCCCGAGGGCACCACCCACCAGAAACGGCCCCACCCCGGCGACCGGTACGAGCTGGCCGTACGGGACACGCGGTCCCTCTCCTTCGACAAGTCCCGCACAGCCGGCGGCCGCCAAGGCAAGCCGGTCACCGTCGTCATCGTCACCTTCGAAGGACGCCTCGAGGTCACCGACGCCGGCCTGCTGCGCCGCACCCTCACCCAGGGCATCGGCCGGGCCAGAGCGTACGGCTGCGGCCTCCTCACCCTGGCACCGCTCCCACCGTCCGACCAGCACACCGCATGAGCACCGTCTCCCGGCGCCCGGCGCTCACCTCCCGGCACCTGACGCGCACCGACGAACGCCTCTCCTTCGTCTACCTGGAACGCTGCACGGTCCACCGCGACGCCAACGCGATCACCGCCCAGGACGCGGAAGGCACCACCCACATCCCGTCGGCGACCATCGGCACCCTCCTTCTCGGCCCCGGCACACGCGTCACCCACCAGGCCATGAGCGTGCTCGGCGAGACCGGCGCCGCGGTCTGCTGGGTCGGGGAACACGGCGTGCGCTACTACGCGTCCGGCCGCGCCCTCAGCCGTTCCTCCGCCCTCATGGAAGCCCAGGCCCGCCAGTGGGCCAACCCCCGCAGCCGCCTCGCCGTGGCACGCGCGATGTACCGGCTGCGCTTCCCGGACGAGGACCCTGCCGGGCTCACCCGGCACGAGCTCCTCGGCCGGGAGGGGCGACGGGTCAAGGACTGCTACCGGGCCGAGGCCGCCCGCACGGGCGTCCCCTGGCGGGGCCGCCGCTACGTTCCCGGCGACTTCATCAGCGGTGACGCCGTCAACCAGGCCATCACCGCCGCCGCCCAGTGCATGTACGGCATCGCCCATGCCGTCGTCACCTCCCTGGG
This window harbors:
- the cas3 gene encoding CRISPR-associated helicase Cas3'; translation: MWAKHDRDSDGWLPLWRHMEDSAAVAGLLWDQWLPLGVRSLVAEALPQGELDARALAVWLAGVHDIGKATPAFACQVDQLANAMRDQGLEMRSARAMGPDRRIAPHGLAGQVLLGEWLEERHGWVSSRTGQFTVAVGGHHGVPPEHGQIKALYAREELLRTPGASNRVWRQVQTELLDACAERFGVAERLDGWRAVRLPQPVQVLLTALVIVSDWIASNPDLFPYFPEGAAHNDQDRLAAAWKGLDLPAPWRAEEPDGSVRDLFASRFELPAGAEPRPVQEAAVELAREMETPGLMIVEAPMGEGKTEAALAVAEIFAARSGAGGVFFALPTMATGNAMFPRLLDWLNRLPGVAGLRHSVHLAHSKAALNEDFAGLMARKGRVTAVGVDEAAPASGQKSDGRLRASAELVAHTWLRGRKKAMLASFVAGTVDQLLFAGLKSRHLALRHLAVAGKVVVIDEAHAYDTYMSVYLDRVLSWLGAYRVPVVVLSATLPASRRRELVEAYAGRTGAGASWNMGTPDAYPLVTAVSPGGAAPLVRRPRASARSTAVQVEPLVDDLDVLVGRLEDELADGGCVLVIRNTVKRVLTTARVLRERFGAENVTVAHSCFVDLDRADKDSTLLRLFGPPGKTDARPTGRHIVVASQVAEQSLDVDFDLLVSDLCPVDLLLQRMGRLHRHRRGQDQEGRPARLRTARCLVTGVEWTADVPAPVRGSVAVYGRYALLRSAAVLRPHLDGGPQRPVRLPADISPLVQSAYGEGPVGPQDWQEAMKEAGEQFERHRSGQAERAAVFRLGDVGRPGRPLFGWVAAGVGDTDDTPTGRAQVRDSRDSLEVVVVQRRGDGSLATLPWLEPDRRKRQRAGVELPQDATPTPFAARTAASCGLRLPLQFSGKTMDRAIEELEQLYLPKWQGKDSPWLSDQLIFALDEDCQTRLAGFSLRYSPEDGLEVTRDADD
- the cas7e gene encoding type I-E CRISPR-associated protein Cas7/Cse4/CasC; its protein translation is MNRIFLDVHALQTVPPSNLNRDDTGAPKTAVYGGVPRARVSSQAWKRAIRTYFRDEHLLDPAELGVRTKKIVELLADRITGLDDSVGQETALKLADETVKAAGFKTEVPKRKADQAKKDGGPAPAPESKYLVFLSSRQLDGLARLALDGAADIAAFLKTKENKARAKELADTRHSVDIALFGRMVADVADINVDAAVQVAHALSVHRVDNESDYYTAVDDENTDEETGAGMIGTVDFNSATLYRYAALGVHQLADNLGQGLREDEPRTEPVRRAVEAFVQAFVASLPTGKINTFGHHTEPDAVVVKLRTTRPISCVAAFEDPVRSDGGGHLREAADRLAAYASDVERAYGDPETTLTWVLRVGPATQKLADLGTEAGTLRELAAAVGQAVAERLEKPA
- the cas6e gene encoding type I-E CRISPR-associated protein Cas6/Cse3/CasE; translated protein: MFLSRFRVNTARPGARRLMSSPQAMHAAVMSSFPHILPSDSPAPDAPRVLWRLDQRARAEVLLYVVSPDRPDLTHLVEQAGWPAVAGPENPGWQTRPYAPLLDRLATGERWAFRLTANPVHTIRRKEGEPRKLTAHLTPVHQMGWLLDEERQQRCGFRVCEKPADRRLLPEGTTHQKRPHPGDRYELAVRDTRSLSFDKSRTAGGRQGKPVTVVIVTFEGRLEVTDAGLLRRTLTQGIGRARAYGCGLLTLAPLPPSDQHTA
- the cas1e gene encoding type I-E CRISPR-associated endonuclease Cas1e, with protein sequence MSTVSRRPALTSRHLTRTDERLSFVYLERCTVHRDANAITAQDAEGTTHIPSATIGTLLLGPGTRVTHQAMSVLGETGAAVCWVGEHGVRYYASGRALSRSSALMEAQARQWANPRSRLAVARAMYRLRFPDEDPAGLTRHELLGREGRRVKDCYRAEAARTGVPWRGRRYVPGDFISGDAVNQAITAAAQCMYGIAHAVVTSLGCSPALGFVHSGHELSFVLDIADLYKTQIGIPVAFEVAAQDEEDVGSRTRRALRDRINETSLLNRCVDDIKRLLMPEAAGSLNLEGDRDVVTLQSDRDHQVASGVNYDGPDEDYGDELW
- the cas5e gene encoding type I-E CRISPR-associated protein Cas5/CasD: MSRTSVLALRLAGPLQSWGASSRFTRRTTEPAPTKSGVIGLLAAAAGIERGDDGRLAPLAALRFAVRMDQPGTRIRDFHTAHHGVTGASMPLSERFYLADAVFVAAVEGDHDLLLALRDALRAPVYPPYLGRRSCPPAEPVDLGLYEDTRLEDVLASVPWQASAWYRRQRRTPQALTVLRETAADESAAAADVQRDQPVTFDAAGRRHALRTVVTDSVSTPIPSGGGGPQDAHDPFAALEALENESA
- the casB gene encoding type I-E CRISPR-associated protein Cse2/CasB translates to MTLTPASAPPAAVPVHRRVAELTATHIGPWQEGYLNDRSQAVAALARLRRGAGREAGETPDLWNLIDTDALHTPTEGMRPLGEQELVRAENALHAALTLWAFHQQSRGAPMHRRHTRERPGGLGAAVRRLMPADDIDEPVRKRLVRAGTAPDLVSLTQRLRDIVALLRRDDIPLDYALLAGQLYCWQWPDGPAAVRRRWGRSFHEQRRPRPASDENTTPDSDKDAS
- the casA gene encoding type I-E CRISPR-associated protein Cse1/CasA; the encoded protein is MTQTTELPDPPTGEVLSFDLISRPWIQVLRRDGSQDELSLLQVFAQAHDLRRVLGDLPTQEFALVRLLLAVAHDGLDGPADIEEWAELWEDPGCFAPVQAYLEEHRERFDLLHPITPFLQTPGLRTAKDEVFSLNRIVADVPAGEPFFSARMPDVKRLSFAEAARWVVHVHAYDTSGIKTGMVGDDRVKGGKVYPLGTGWAGGLGGVFVEGDTLRETLLLNLVAADTEELGFSPDDRPAWRREPCGPGSGGRSATGVRDLYTWQSRRVRLHHDADGVHGVVLGYGDPLVSRNMHRLEPMTSWRRSPAQEKKLGRSPVYLPLEHDPARSAWRGIAALLADRLEETGGAEGPSRLRPRILEWVARLVTEGHLSRRFLVRARVAGVRYGTQQSVVDEVVDDRLVMPVVLLHAQDPAYAQQAVSAAEDADRAVRILGDLAADLARATGSEEEGPKAAARAEGFDALDHPYRDWLSAMAGTSDPFEHRRTWQRQVRQTVGRVGDRLIAAAGDAAWEGRLHTDNKGGTHWLNAGLADVWFRGRLARALGDPDSPGSPGSSGSGEGDAAFGDDGLHTPGPAGPPETDDAATAPEVHA